A window of the Candidatus Bathyarchaeota archaeon genome harbors these coding sequences:
- a CDS encoding DUF460 domain-containing protein, producing the protein MEKASDRKLIVGLDPGTTCGVAVIGLDMKPILLTSFRGANRDEIVRAVSEAGRPILVACDVADPPGFVRKIASLFEAGLFTPGRDMTIQEKRRIVEEHFQSLAKGLDAHTLDALAAALKAYLAYKNKFESVEARLRRLLKPETLEEIKSEIIRGVRLSRIISREIKGLEEEGREKIVKVYVQDKARPADHRPEDPRDRLISLLRLENERLKAELRRLKAERDELERTLRRRASEEYEELRKDAAYRIQEKEIADLRLRLREAERRIEELTSKPSGEEQVSGDFVTLKEVPSFTHDEVEKAVTEAGEGSYIMLLNAAGGGASTARRLAEAKPRVVVRCTEMSHQAEAILAERNIPVIPISRLEVKYIKGKPMVERKILEESIREHKRRLIDSMMDELLRSVGINGAG; encoded by the coding sequence GGCTTGGATATGAAGCCCATCCTCCTCACCAGTTTTAGAGGGGCCAACAGGGACGAGATAGTTAGAGCGGTATCGGAGGCTGGGCGGCCCATACTGGTGGCATGCGACGTGGCGGATCCCCCAGGTTTCGTCAGGAAGATCGCATCCCTCTTCGAGGCGGGTCTGTTCACCCCCGGGCGGGATATGACGATCCAGGAGAAGAGGCGTATAGTGGAGGAGCACTTCCAATCCCTCGCCAAGGGCTTGGATGCGCATACCCTGGATGCCCTGGCAGCCGCCCTTAAAGCCTACCTGGCGTATAAGAACAAGTTTGAGAGCGTGGAAGCCAGGCTTAGGAGGCTTCTGAAACCCGAGACATTGGAGGAGATAAAATCTGAGATAATAAGGGGGGTGAGGCTGAGCCGTATAATCTCCAGGGAGATAAAGGGCCTAGAAGAAGAGGGGAGGGAGAAGATAGTTAAGGTCTACGTCCAGGACAAGGCGAGACCCGCCGATCATAGGCCTGAGGATCCGAGGGATAGGCTCATCAGCCTCCTCAGATTGGAGAACGAGAGATTGAAGGCTGAGCTGAGGAGGCTGAAGGCTGAACGGGACGAGCTTGAGAGGACCCTGAGGAGGAGGGCATCCGAGGAGTACGAGGAGCTCAGAAAGGATGCGGCCTATAGGATCCAAGAGAAGGAGATCGCCGACCTGAGGCTTAGATTGAGGGAGGCTGAGAGGAGGATAGAGGAGCTCACCTCCAAGCCTTCTGGAGAGGAACAGGTATCCGGGGACTTCGTAACCTTGAAGGAGGTCCCATCCTTCACCCATGACGAGGTGGAGAAGGCCGTTACTGAGGCGGGTGAAGGCTCCTATATAATGCTCTTAAACGCCGCGGGTGGAGGCGCATCCACGGCTAGGAGGCTGGCGGAGGCGAAGCCCCGCGTGGTGGTGAGGTGCACGGAGATGTCCCATCAGGCTGAGGCGATTCTAGCTGAACGTAACATACCCGTCATACCCATAAGCCGTTTAGAAGTGAAGTATATAAAGGGGAAGCCGATGGTGGAGAGGAAGATTCTAGAAGAGAGTATACGCGAACATAAGAGGAGACTCATAGACTCCATGATGGATGAACTCCTCAGATCCGTGGGGATAAACGGGGCGGGATAA
- a CDS encoding type II toxin-antitoxin system mRNA interferase toxin, RelE/StbE family, whose translation MWRIVITSTFKQRYKQLDRILTGKVDEAIKSLVESENPLKLGEPKKGRLRGAYGYSVSRACRILYTVNWIEQTIHLLRVCTHKQVHQ comes from the coding sequence CTGTGGCGCATAGTAATAACCTCCACTTTTAAACAACGTTATAAACAGCTCGATAGAATCCTGACCGGAAAGGTAGATGAAGCGATTAAATCGCTGGTGGAATCTGAGAATCCGCTTAAACTAGGTGAGCCTAAAAAGGGTCGTCTCCGAGGAGCCTACGGCTACTCAGTTTCAAGGGCATGCCGGATACTCTACACTGTAAATTGGATTGAGCAAACCATCCATCTACTCAGGGTATGCACTCACAAACAAGTCCACCAGTGA
- a CDS encoding flippase-like domain-containing protein — protein MRITRELNTMDFRARLLLLSLIGASILVLLLVHVGVSGIASALRGAYPSWILAALTLDLAFYILKAVRWRRILGDMALQIPYITVLKATFIGYLTNMLVPFRLGELGRAYALKKGGGAPLSLTILSMAVESLFDTMGIGFILGLSLLLMAESSALNAAVLRALKLLGYGGVALSLILLAAPRINILKRLGMRLIGVLPDKIRRRLKPLTLNYYTGLAGLSRRGMDLILLWGLSTLLWVIPGLCTAAFFKAFKAGLAPAKALLGSMLLQISFAAPAPPGYAGTFEAYWALIYRLLGCDAVEALEVGVAYHLFNLITATTLGGLSMLWLNLTLTKALQLGSPGVGETS, from the coding sequence TTGAGAATCACGAGAGAGTTGAACACCATGGATTTCAGGGCTCGTCTACTCCTCCTCTCCCTCATCGGGGCGTCCATCCTCGTCCTCCTCCTCGTCCACGTAGGGGTTTCAGGGATCGCCTCAGCCTTGAGGGGCGCCTATCCCTCATGGATCCTGGCGGCCCTGACCCTCGATCTGGCCTTCTACATCCTCAAGGCGGTCCGTTGGAGGCGTATACTCGGGGACATGGCCCTCCAAATCCCCTACATAACGGTTCTGAAAGCCACCTTCATAGGATACTTGACGAACATGCTCGTGCCCTTCAGGCTGGGGGAGCTCGGCAGGGCCTACGCCCTCAAGAAGGGCGGCGGGGCTCCCCTAAGCCTAACCATCCTCTCCATGGCTGTGGAAAGCCTCTTCGACACCATGGGTATCGGGTTCATCCTGGGGTTAAGCCTCCTCCTCATGGCGGAGTCATCCGCATTGAACGCAGCCGTCCTACGAGCCCTGAAGCTACTGGGATACGGGGGCGTAGCCCTCTCCCTGATCCTCCTCGCGGCGCCGAGGATAAACATCCTGAAGAGGCTGGGGATGCGCCTCATAGGGGTGCTCCCGGATAAGATTAGGCGCCGCCTCAAACCCTTAACGTTAAACTACTACACCGGTTTGGCCGGCCTCTCCCGGAGGGGGATGGACCTCATACTCCTCTGGGGCCTATCCACGCTCCTCTGGGTCATACCCGGACTATGCACAGCCGCCTTCTTCAAGGCGTTCAAGGCCGGCCTAGCCCCGGCCAAGGCCCTACTGGGGTCCATGCTCCTCCAGATATCCTTCGCCGCGCCCGCTCCCCCCGGCTACGCCGGAACCTTCGAAGCCTACTGGGCCCTCATCTACAGGCTTCTAGGCTGCGACGCCGTGGAGGCCTTAGAGGTGGGCGTCGCGTACCATCTCTTCAACCTAATTACAGCAACGACCTTAGGAGGCTTATCCATGCTATGGCTGAACCTAACCCTAACGAAGGCCCTCCAGCTGGGGAGCCCAGGTGTAGGAGAAACCAGCTGA
- a CDS encoding aminopeptidase has protein sequence MSLSPGEMADFAGRVVRESLRIGRRRDGSFESVRIGYNSTDPTCEDFALRVEEECWRVGAHTILIPYSSRRERIRFEVSPEDSLREVSPLARALARSVDATIYIGEQDQPGWASGLHERVRLSAPGRELIRRILDRRRVRWLYFGWPIPGAAEYYGLSPDEFRRIFFNAIRSSFSRELRELTSTYRRSLEGKRLIRIIHEDGSKLEFRMDGRPILVDDGVISDEDLTRGDVGLNIPCGEVFVAPLETTANGEIRFEKVHIPGFGSAEDLRMRFRRGRIIDFEAEEGAGNLKAFLEANTGDKDRIAEFGIGCNPGAEYTGGSIIVDEKIYGTIHIAIGSNTGSYHGRNRASSHLDMIKDMREGVVEADGLEIMRHGKPSAG, from the coding sequence TTGAGCCTCTCGCCTGGGGAGATGGCTGACTTCGCTGGGAGGGTCGTCAGGGAATCCCTCAGGATAGGTAGGCGGAGGGATGGGAGCTTCGAGTCCGTGAGGATAGGATACAACTCCACAGACCCTACATGCGAGGACTTCGCCCTGAGGGTTGAGGAGGAGTGCTGGAGGGTTGGAGCCCATACGATACTTATCCCGTACTCCTCCAGGAGGGAGAGGATCCGCTTCGAGGTGTCCCCTGAGGATTCCCTGAGGGAGGTGAGCCCCCTGGCCAGGGCGTTGGCCAGGAGCGTTGACGCCACGATATATATAGGGGAGCAGGACCAGCCTGGATGGGCCTCAGGCCTCCACGAGAGGGTGAGGCTCTCAGCCCCCGGGAGGGAGCTGATAAGGCGTATCCTCGATAGGAGGCGGGTGAGATGGCTCTACTTCGGCTGGCCCATACCGGGGGCCGCCGAGTACTATGGATTATCCCCGGATGAGTTCAGGAGGATATTCTTCAACGCCATCCGTTCAAGCTTCAGCCGGGAGCTGAGGGAGCTCACCTCCACCTATAGGAGGAGCCTGGAGGGTAAGAGGCTCATAAGGATAATCCATGAAGACGGCTCAAAGCTGGAGTTCAGGATGGATGGGCGGCCGATCCTCGTGGACGACGGGGTCATATCCGATGAGGACCTGACCCGGGGAGATGTAGGCTTAAACATCCCCTGCGGCGAGGTCTTCGTAGCCCCCCTGGAGACCACAGCCAACGGGGAGATAAGGTTCGAGAAGGTTCATATACCCGGATTCGGCTCGGCCGAGGATCTCCGGATGAGATTCAGGAGGGGGAGGATAATCGACTTCGAGGCTGAAGAGGGGGCTGGGAACCTTAAAGCCTTCCTTGAGGCAAACACGGGCGACAAGGATAGGATAGCTGAGTTCGGGATAGGCTGCAACCCAGGAGCGGAGTACACGGGCGGGAGCATAATAGTCGACGAGAAGATCTATGGAACCATCCATATAGCGATAGGGAGCAACACGGGATCCTACCATGGGAGGAACAGGGCCTCAAGCCACCTGGACATGATAAAGGATATGAGAGAGGGCGTTGTGGAGGCGGACGGCCTAGAGATAATGAGGCATGGGAAGCCGTCGGCCGGCTGA
- a CDS encoding nitroreductase family protein: protein MSSLKNPILDAIKGRRSIFRFKPDPVPEEEIEAILEAGRWAPSWTNTQPWKFIVVKDPERKRRLTEAAVTITGIGISEAPVVIAVVADPEADPYHYVEDCAAATLNMALAAHSLGLSSFWVGVFDAKGEKRSSEERVKEILGVPKALRVISMLPVGFADISPVKSRKPLSEMVYRESYGKA, encoded by the coding sequence ATGTCGAGTTTGAAGAACCCGATCCTGGACGCCATAAAAGGGAGGAGGAGCATATTCAGGTTTAAGCCCGACCCCGTCCCGGAGGAGGAGATCGAGGCCATACTGGAGGCGGGAAGATGGGCCCCCTCATGGACCAACACTCAGCCGTGGAAGTTCATAGTGGTCAAGGATCCGGAGAGGAAGCGCAGGCTCACCGAAGCCGCCGTAACCATAACCGGGATAGGGATCAGCGAAGCCCCCGTCGTAATAGCTGTGGTGGCAGACCCTGAGGCGGATCCATACCATTACGTGGAGGACTGCGCAGCCGCAACACTCAACATGGCCCTAGCAGCCCACAGCCTAGGCCTGAGCAGCTTCTGGGTGGGAGTATTCGACGCCAAAGGGGAGAAGAGATCCTCGGAGGAGAGGGTTAAGGAGATACTGGGGGTGCCTAAGGCCCTCCGGGTGATCTCCATGCTCCCGGTAGGGTTCGCGGATATAAGCCCCGTGAAGAGCAGGAAACCCCTATCAGAGATGGTTTACAGGGAATCCTACGGTAAGGCCTAG